From a single Planctellipticum variicoloris genomic region:
- a CDS encoding IS110 family transposase codes for MGHAAGAASERSDEAAPPAAGDRSIASGASEPAAELDRRRHGRTSPNSRLSRKRSRNSPSSHLRDWEHAIDPRIHIGIDVSKARLDVAMSDSSSLLAVDNDLKGFLKLLKQLPPPDRCQVVMEATGTYHFDAFLCLNDHGYHVAVVPPIRVRAFATGAGWIAKTDAIDARVLVRYSKVAELQITEKPSDFQLKLHALVTRRRQLVDLHVQESNHFEAARDKAVKDDIEQTRNMLKIRITAIEKQIDDLCDSDPDAKRRVELMTSVPGIAKRTAAVLLGELPELGDANRQQVGALVGVAPYNRDSGKSSKLRSIRGGRASVRSALYMAALTASRCNPVIRPFYRRLKDAGKPSKVCLTACIRKLLTILNAMIKSDTAWNHGLQNA; via the coding sequence ATGGGACACGCGGCGGGGGCCGCTTCGGAGCGTAGCGACGAAGCGGCCCCCCCCGCGGCCGGCGACAGATCGATCGCGTCTGGGGCCTCAGAGCCCGCCGCGGAGCTGGATCGTCGTCGGCATGGTCGTACCAGCCCGAACAGCCGTTTGAGCCGGAAGCGTTCTCGAAACTCTCCGAGCTCGCATTTACGAGATTGGGAACACGCCATCGACCCCCGCATCCACATCGGCATCGACGTCTCCAAGGCACGACTCGATGTCGCCATGTCCGACTCCTCTTCCCTCCTGGCCGTCGACAACGACCTCAAGGGCTTCCTGAAACTCCTCAAGCAGCTCCCCCCACCCGACCGCTGCCAGGTCGTCATGGAGGCCACCGGCACCTATCACTTCGACGCCTTCCTCTGTCTCAACGATCACGGGTATCACGTCGCCGTCGTGCCCCCCATCCGCGTCCGCGCCTTTGCCACAGGGGCCGGATGGATCGCCAAAACCGACGCCATCGACGCACGCGTCCTCGTTCGTTACTCCAAGGTCGCCGAACTCCAGATCACCGAAAAACCCTCCGATTTCCAGCTCAAACTCCACGCACTCGTCACTCGCCGACGGCAGCTCGTCGACCTCCACGTCCAGGAGTCCAATCACTTCGAAGCCGCTCGCGACAAGGCCGTCAAAGACGACATCGAGCAAACCCGAAACATGCTCAAAATACGCATCACTGCCATCGAAAAACAGATCGACGATCTCTGCGACTCCGACCCCGATGCCAAACGCCGCGTCGAACTCATGACCTCCGTCCCAGGCATCGCCAAACGGACAGCCGCCGTGCTCCTCGGAGAACTCCCCGAACTCGGCGACGCCAACCGCCAGCAGGTCGGAGCACTCGTCGGCGTCGCCCCCTACAACCGCGACAGCGGCAAGTCCTCCAAACTCAGATCCATCCGCGGCGGCAGAGCCTCCGTCCGTTCCGCTCTCTACATGGCGGCACTCACCGCCTCACGCTGCAACCCCGTCATCAGACCGTTCTATCGCAGACTCAAAGACGCCGGTAAGCCAAGCAAGGTCTGCCTCACCGCCTGCATCCGCAAACTCCTGACCATCCTCAACGCGATGATCAAATCCGACACCGCCTGGAACCACGGACTCCAAAATGCGTAA
- a CDS encoding PadR family transcriptional regulator, giving the protein MDTKLITGTVEMLMLEVVSRQPTYGYEILQKVLADSNGRFDLKEGSLYPALHRLERQKLLEASWGEHQGRRRKYYRLTPAGRKNLAARRTEWQEFSAGVNGVLGLQPRVAFGA; this is encoded by the coding sequence ATGGATACGAAGCTCATCACCGGCACCGTCGAGATGCTCATGCTCGAAGTCGTCTCCCGCCAGCCGACCTACGGCTATGAGATCCTGCAGAAGGTCCTCGCCGATTCGAACGGTAGATTCGACCTCAAGGAAGGGAGCCTCTACCCGGCTCTCCACCGCCTCGAACGCCAGAAACTCCTCGAAGCCTCCTGGGGCGAGCATCAGGGCCGCCGCCGGAAATACTACCGCCTCACTCCCGCCGGCCGCAAAAACCTCGCCGCCCGCCGGACCGAATGGCAGGAGTTCTCGGCCGGCGTCAACGGCGTCCTCGGCCTGCAGCCCCGCGTCGCCTTCGGAGCCTGA
- a CDS encoding DMP19 family protein produces MLPLNSPLFWVVTIAVVLGIAVYIVIQAKRVRPRLRDFFDLVRNPELWDEFEASSRQTAQMVAKAQTWDDETVEGAVCHFLFDVPSSRDAWTERQALCSIPQRTTPTVLRLLKDHSLYPRFVRPTGKFILPEAPFNRACELLGDSPSAEVIPAIEPFATDPDHGIRRDAARTLAKTGSAAAIPLLRTSLNDSDEHVRGAVLNALFWLEKRDADGEHPFSALFDDIRGLLDDGLNARDAAGSLLRFDRRRATELFLAPDVFATDSSVLPPALRALVDQRVEVPRDRLRSLIDELLDGPQEYPGAWVLSDALTLLGQQRQLEDRKLLEDLCEQTDERIAEGAAQGLLAWEQVEDYLDQIRLMEENCGYARMPQSFRYCLAVFECDAEIANGGLAQYFVNSAGDHWRDALAGLEAMGATSQRRALQGAIELFGKAGPSTDRRRRQSQLSQLYQKRNDVFRPLEAEFDKGPIPPAARLARYVAAHADEFRRMGERLS; encoded by the coding sequence ATGCTTCCGCTGAATTCGCCTTTGTTCTGGGTGGTGACGATCGCCGTTGTTCTTGGCATTGCGGTTTATATTGTGATTCAGGCGAAACGAGTTCGGCCGCGTCTGCGAGATTTCTTTGACCTCGTGCGGAACCCGGAGCTGTGGGACGAATTCGAAGCCTCATCCCGTCAGACTGCGCAGATGGTTGCCAAAGCCCAGACCTGGGACGACGAAACCGTCGAGGGCGCAGTCTGCCATTTCCTGTTCGACGTTCCGAGCAGCCGCGACGCATGGACCGAGCGGCAGGCGTTGTGCAGCATTCCGCAGAGGACGACGCCAACTGTTCTCAGATTGCTCAAGGATCACTCGCTGTATCCACGATTCGTCCGTCCGACCGGAAAGTTCATTCTTCCAGAGGCGCCGTTCAACCGGGCCTGCGAGTTGCTGGGCGATTCCCCATCTGCGGAAGTCATTCCAGCCATCGAGCCATTTGCGACGGACCCCGATCACGGGATTCGTCGGGATGCAGCCCGCACTCTCGCGAAGACCGGATCCGCCGCGGCGATCCCTCTGCTGCGCACGTCGCTAAACGATTCCGATGAGCATGTGCGTGGGGCGGTGCTCAATGCCCTCTTCTGGCTGGAGAAGCGCGATGCTGACGGCGAGCATCCTTTCTCCGCTCTGTTCGACGATATCCGCGGGCTGCTGGACGATGGACTCAACGCCCGCGACGCCGCGGGATCGCTCCTACGTTTCGATCGTCGGCGCGCGACCGAACTGTTTCTTGCGCCGGACGTGTTTGCTACAGATTCATCGGTGCTGCCGCCTGCTCTCAGAGCGCTCGTTGACCAGCGGGTCGAAGTCCCCCGCGACCGGCTGCGTTCGCTAATTGACGAACTTCTCGATGGACCGCAGGAATACCCCGGGGCGTGGGTACTCTCGGATGCGCTGACACTTCTCGGCCAGCAACGCCAACTGGAAGACCGAAAACTGCTCGAAGATCTCTGCGAACAGACCGACGAACGCATCGCCGAAGGGGCTGCGCAAGGGCTGCTGGCCTGGGAGCAGGTAGAAGACTATCTGGACCAGATCCGGCTGATGGAAGAGAACTGCGGGTATGCTCGCATGCCACAGTCCTTCCGCTATTGCCTGGCCGTCTTCGAATGCGACGCGGAAATCGCAAATGGAGGGCTGGCGCAGTACTTCGTGAACAGCGCCGGCGATCATTGGCGCGACGCACTGGCCGGACTGGAGGCGATGGGGGCGACGTCACAGCGACGGGCTTTGCAGGGGGCTATCGAACTGTTTGGCAAGGCTGGTCCGTCGACTGACCGGCGACGCCGCCAGTCACAGCTCAGCCAACTCTACCAAAAGAGAAATGATGTGTTTCGCCCCTTGGAAGCGGAGTTTGACAAGGGTCCGATTCCACCGGCGGCGCGGCTGGCCCGATACGTTGCTGCGCATGCGGACGAGTTTCGCCGGATGGGTGAGAGACTGTCGTGA